In the genome of Bradyrhizobium arachidis, one region contains:
- a CDS encoding sugar-binding transcriptional regulator, protein MAGENDRSRLDDAARAGWLYFIAGHTQDEIAKMLQVSRASAQRLVSLCLAERLITFRLEHPIAACMELAARLKQRFDLVHCEVVPADPAAPQATAGIAERCANLLDSTLRSETPVIVALGTGRAVRAAVERVTPIDRPNHQIVSLVGNISADGSASFYDTVGRLADRTGARHYPMPLPFLMSSEDERNRMVRIEPIAKVKAVAAKADLRLVGIGQMDQKAQVHIDGFVTRDELFEMMRLGAIGEITGWAYDAKGRLLKAGANKRLTSIPPEVPAKTTTIGAAVGAAKVPAIAAALNGRLINGLITDEATARAILER, encoded by the coding sequence TTGGCTGGCGAGAACGATAGGTCGAGACTTGATGATGCCGCGCGGGCGGGCTGGCTCTACTTCATTGCGGGCCACACCCAGGACGAGATCGCAAAAATGCTCCAGGTCTCACGCGCCTCGGCGCAGCGGCTGGTCTCGCTATGTCTTGCCGAGCGGCTGATCACGTTCCGGCTCGAACATCCCATCGCCGCCTGCATGGAATTGGCGGCACGGCTGAAGCAGCGGTTTGATCTCGTCCATTGCGAGGTGGTGCCCGCCGATCCTGCGGCGCCGCAGGCCACCGCCGGCATCGCCGAGCGCTGCGCCAATCTGCTGGATTCGACCCTTCGTTCGGAGACGCCCGTGATCGTCGCGCTTGGCACCGGGAGGGCGGTGCGCGCCGCGGTCGAGCGCGTCACGCCGATCGACCGGCCTAACCATCAGATCGTCTCGCTGGTCGGCAACATCTCCGCCGACGGCTCGGCGAGCTTCTACGACACCGTCGGCCGGCTCGCCGATCGCACCGGCGCGCGGCATTATCCGATGCCGCTGCCGTTCCTGATGTCGTCCGAGGACGAGCGCAACAGGATGGTGCGGATCGAGCCGATTGCGAAGGTGAAGGCGGTCGCGGCCAAGGCGGATTTGCGCCTGGTCGGCATCGGCCAGATGGACCAGAAGGCGCAGGTCCATATCGACGGCTTCGTCACCCGCGACGAATTGTTCGAGATGATGCGGCTGGGCGCCATCGGCGAGATCACTGGCTGGGCCTATGATGCCAAGGGCCGCCTGCTCAAGGCCGGCGCCAACAAGCGCCTCACCAGCATCCCGCCGGAAGTGCCGGCCAAGACCACGACCATCGGCGCCGCAGTCGGCGCCGCCAAGGTCCCCGCGATCGCGGCGGCGCTGAACGGGCGGCTGATCAACGGCCTGATCACGGACGAGGCGACCGCAAGGGCGATCCTGGAGCGGTAG
- a CDS encoding SDR family NAD(P)-dependent oxidoreductase gives MYLEKFKLNGKTAFITGGGQGIGLGCAEALAEAGAKVIIGDRDSKVADDAKAALKAKGFDVETAIMDVTDTKRVAEVASDLVARHGKVDILVNNAGIARSETPAETVTDEHWLNVIDVNLNGTFWCCREFGKHMLKAKSGAIVNVGSMSGFIVNKPQEQCFYNASKAGVHHLTKSLAAEWGARGIRVNAVAPTYIETPLNAFVKSNPKMYDAWIGGTPMARMGQVEEIASVVLFLSSEAASLMTGSIVLVDGGYTCW, from the coding sequence ATGTACCTGGAAAAATTCAAGCTGAACGGCAAGACCGCGTTCATCACCGGCGGCGGGCAGGGCATCGGCCTTGGCTGCGCCGAGGCGCTGGCTGAAGCCGGCGCCAAGGTGATCATCGGCGACCGCGACAGCAAGGTCGCCGATGACGCAAAAGCCGCTCTCAAGGCCAAGGGTTTCGACGTCGAGACCGCGATCATGGACGTCACAGACACCAAGCGGGTGGCGGAGGTCGCAAGCGACCTCGTCGCCCGCCACGGCAAGGTCGACATCCTCGTCAACAATGCCGGCATCGCGCGCAGCGAGACCCCGGCCGAGACCGTCACCGACGAGCATTGGCTCAATGTCATCGACGTCAATCTCAACGGCACTTTCTGGTGCTGCCGCGAGTTCGGCAAGCACATGCTGAAAGCCAAGAGCGGCGCCATCGTCAATGTCGGCTCGATGTCCGGCTTCATCGTCAACAAGCCGCAGGAGCAGTGCTTCTACAACGCCTCCAAGGCCGGCGTGCACCATCTGACCAAATCGCTCGCCGCCGAATGGGGCGCGCGCGGCATCCGCGTCAACGCGGTGGCGCCAACCTATATCGAGACCCCACTCAACGCCTTCGTGAAGAGCAATCCAAAAATGTACGACGCCTGGATCGGTGGAACCCCGATGGCGCGGATGGGGCAGGTCGAGGAGATCGCCTCCGTCGTCTTGTTCCTTTCTTCGGAGGCCGCCAGCCTGATGACCGGCAGCATCGTGCTTGTGGATGGCGGCTACACTTGCTGGTAG
- a CDS encoding CbbQ/NirQ/NorQ/GpvN family protein encodes MKAALHALAAPAPELPAYVASGNECALFEHAWRHRLPVLLKGPTGCGKTRFVAHMATRLGLPLHTVACHDDLTAADLTGRYLLKGGDTVWTDGPLTRAVRDGGICYLDEVVEARKDVTVVLHPLTDDRRILPLERTGEELVAPSSFMLVVSYNPGYQTLLKALKPSTRQRFVAIEFGFLPPEQEIAVVAAESGLAPDYVRPLVALAGRLRALKGHDLEEGVSTRLVVYCATLIAAGASIADAVLAAMIEPLTDDADVKAALLDVARAVIS; translated from the coding sequence ATGAAAGCAGCACTTCACGCTCTGGCGGCTCCCGCACCTGAGCTCCCGGCCTATGTCGCAAGCGGCAACGAATGCGCGCTGTTCGAGCACGCCTGGCGGCATCGGCTGCCTGTGTTGCTGAAGGGGCCGACCGGCTGCGGCAAGACCCGTTTCGTCGCGCATATGGCGACGCGGCTGGGGCTGCCGCTCCACACGGTTGCCTGTCACGACGATCTCACGGCAGCAGATCTGACCGGCCGTTACTTGCTGAAGGGCGGCGACACCGTATGGACCGACGGTCCGCTGACACGCGCGGTGCGCGACGGCGGCATCTGCTATCTCGACGAAGTCGTGGAGGCGCGCAAGGACGTCACTGTCGTCCTGCATCCGCTGACCGACGACCGCCGCATCCTGCCGTTGGAGCGCACCGGCGAGGAGCTTGTTGCGCCAAGCAGCTTCATGCTCGTGGTCTCCTACAATCCCGGCTACCAGACGCTGCTCAAGGCGCTGAAGCCGTCGACCCGTCAGCGCTTTGTCGCCATCGAGTTCGGCTTCCTTCCGCCGGAGCAGGAGATCGCGGTGGTCGCGGCCGAGAGCGGCCTTGCGCCCGATTACGTGCGGCCGCTGGTCGCGCTGGCCGGCCGGCTGCGCGCGTTGAAGGGCCATGACCTCGAGGAGGGGGTCTCGACCCGCCTCGTCGTCTATTGCGCCACGCTGATCGCAGCTGGCGCCTCGATTGCCGATGCCGTGTTGGCAGCCATGATCGAACCACTGACCGACGACGCCGACGTCAAGGCAGCACTGCTCGACGTCGCGCGCGCCGTGATCTCCTGA
- a CDS encoding nitric oxide reductase activation protein NorD — protein MLDFLELEETVGRAWHRLVGGTASYPVYAEHAVSLAEARSRIAIMFRALGGETGVQIASASARRAGHRLGWRQRIGLGDERLEQPGRDAATIFLPDSIAIFADRELNAALYRWLAAWFAFAPPDAIEEADPLRRDLLMLRRTSEIAVLVLTECPGLAEDYGRLAAATAMARPHRPLPRIEQDMEQIVLALLGADVPPEGKLWPAMTGTGPLPDKAPPGYRSILPCPLWGDCWTRALSPAHAGMDECAPAASPAPSDNRKRFAIREREDGANRRDPFVLNRFEKILAMAEMVNVDRPADDSKDEDAQKAADDLDEITLSRRSGKPASRLKFDLDLPPEALDTSCLNAERSYPEWDYRSTSYLPDHCRVLAAPASETGESWAPDETMRRHIRQVRRRFEIVRPRHELMRAQADGHDLDLDALVRARCDLRAGGNGAGLDRVHMAMRPQAHDLAVTLLVDVSLSTDAWVDGYRVLDVEKEALLVLAHGLSACGDHHSILTFTSRRRSWVRLETVKAFGEPMSGAVERRIGALRPGYYTRIGTAVRHASAELARQPQRKKLLLVLTDGKPNDVDHYEGRFAVEDTRKSVQEARRLGIAVFGVTVDAAAQSYFPTLFGRSGYAIVGNIRRLPAALPAIYRQVAH, from the coding sequence ATGCTCGATTTCCTCGAGCTTGAAGAAACGGTCGGCCGGGCCTGGCATCGCCTGGTCGGCGGCACCGCGAGCTATCCTGTTTATGCCGAACACGCCGTCTCGCTCGCGGAAGCTCGCAGCCGGATCGCGATCATGTTTCGCGCACTCGGCGGCGAGACCGGCGTGCAGATCGCCAGCGCGAGCGCCCGTAGGGCGGGGCACCGTCTCGGCTGGCGACAACGCATCGGGCTCGGCGACGAGCGGCTGGAGCAGCCGGGGCGCGATGCCGCAACAATTTTCCTGCCTGACAGCATCGCGATTTTCGCCGACCGTGAGCTGAACGCAGCGCTGTACCGCTGGCTCGCCGCATGGTTTGCGTTTGCGCCTCCTGACGCGATCGAGGAGGCCGATCCGCTGCGGCGCGACCTGCTGATGCTGCGCCGGACCAGCGAGATCGCGGTGCTCGTGCTGACAGAATGTCCGGGCCTTGCCGAAGATTACGGTCGGCTGGCTGCGGCCACGGCCATGGCGCGGCCGCACCGCCCATTGCCGCGGATCGAGCAGGACATGGAGCAGATCGTGCTCGCTCTGCTTGGCGCTGATGTGCCGCCTGAGGGCAAGCTGTGGCCGGCGATGACGGGGACGGGACCGCTGCCGGACAAGGCGCCGCCGGGCTATCGCTCGATCCTGCCATGCCCGCTCTGGGGAGATTGCTGGACGCGCGCGCTTTCGCCTGCGCATGCGGGCATGGACGAGTGCGCGCCGGCCGCTTCGCCCGCACCGTCGGACAATCGCAAGCGGTTCGCCATCCGCGAGCGCGAGGACGGCGCCAATCGCCGCGATCCCTTCGTGCTCAACCGTTTCGAAAAGATCCTCGCCATGGCCGAGATGGTCAATGTCGACCGTCCCGCCGACGACAGCAAGGACGAGGATGCGCAGAAGGCCGCCGACGATCTCGACGAGATCACGCTCAGCCGCCGCAGCGGCAAGCCGGCGAGCCGGCTCAAATTCGATCTGGATTTGCCGCCGGAAGCGCTCGATACATCGTGCTTGAACGCGGAGCGATCCTATCCCGAATGGGATTACCGCAGCACCTCCTATCTGCCCGATCATTGCCGCGTGCTCGCCGCACCAGCGTCCGAAACCGGCGAGAGCTGGGCGCCCGATGAGACCATGCGCCGGCACATCCGCCAGGTCCGCCGTCGCTTCGAGATCGTGCGGCCGCGCCACGAATTGATGCGTGCCCAGGCTGACGGCCATGATCTTGATCTCGACGCGCTCGTGCGCGCGCGCTGCGATCTGCGCGCCGGCGGCAATGGCGCCGGTCTTGATCGTGTCCACATGGCGATGCGGCCGCAAGCGCATGATCTTGCCGTCACGCTGCTGGTCGACGTCTCGCTCTCGACCGACGCCTGGGTCGATGGCTATCGCGTGCTCGACGTCGAGAAGGAAGCGCTACTCGTGCTAGCTCATGGCCTGTCGGCCTGCGGCGATCACCACAGCATCCTGACTTTCACGTCGCGCCGGCGCTCCTGGGTGCGGCTCGAGACCGTCAAGGCGTTCGGCGAGCCGATGAGCGGCGCGGTCGAGCGCCGCATCGGCGCGCTCAGACCCGGCTATTATACCCGGATCGGCACGGCGGTGCGCCACGCCTCAGCTGAGCTTGCACGCCAGCCGCAGCGCAAGAAGCTGCTGCTCGTCCTCACCGACGGCAAGCCCAACGATGTCGATCATTACGAGGGACGCTTTGCGGTCGAGGACACCCGCAAATCCGTGCAGGAGGCGCGCCGGCTCGGCATCGCGGTGTTCGGCGTGACGGTCGATGCTGCTGCGCAATCCTATTTTCCGACGCTGTTCGGCCGCAGTGGCTACGCCATCGTCGGCAACATCCGCCGGCTGCCCGCGGCGCTGCCGGCGATCTACCGGCAGGTGGCCCATTGA
- a CDS encoding ABC transporter ATP-binding protein encodes MGQITLQGVQKSFGPVHIIKGADLDITDGSFVVFVGPSGCGKTTLLRLIAGLEDVTGGSILIDGKNVVDTPPAKRGLSMVFQSYALYPHMSVRGNIGFGLKMAGLPKDEINRKVEAAAATLNLTPYLDRKPRELSGGQRQRVAIGRAIVREPKGFLFDEPLSNLDAALRVQMRIEVTRLQKQLGTTAIYVTHDQVEAMTMADKIVVLNAGKIEQYGSPLELYERPANLFVAGFIGSPKMNFVTGEPALQKGAATIGVRPEHLKIERDGGGGWQGTISIAEHLGSDTFLYVDAGPLGMLTARYIGELSLHAGDRVSLVPDPARIHRFDQSGNALRG; translated from the coding sequence ATGGGTCAGATCACACTTCAGGGCGTGCAGAAATCCTTCGGCCCCGTGCACATCATCAAGGGCGCCGACCTTGACATCACCGACGGCTCCTTCGTGGTGTTCGTCGGTCCTTCCGGCTGCGGCAAGACCACGCTGCTGCGCCTGATCGCCGGGCTCGAGGATGTCACCGGCGGCAGCATCCTGATCGATGGGAAGAATGTGGTGGACACGCCGCCCGCGAAGCGCGGGCTGTCGATGGTGTTCCAGTCCTACGCGCTATATCCGCATATGAGCGTGCGCGGCAATATCGGCTTCGGCCTGAAGATGGCGGGATTGCCCAAGGACGAGATCAACCGCAAGGTCGAGGCGGCCGCCGCGACGCTCAACCTGACGCCCTATCTCGACCGCAAGCCGCGCGAGCTTTCCGGCGGCCAGCGCCAGCGCGTTGCGATCGGCCGTGCTATTGTCCGAGAACCCAAGGGATTCCTGTTCGACGAGCCGCTCTCCAATCTCGACGCCGCGCTGCGCGTGCAGATGCGCATCGAGGTGACGCGGCTCCAGAAACAGCTCGGCACCACCGCCATCTACGTCACCCACGACCAGGTCGAGGCCATGACCATGGCCGACAAGATCGTCGTGCTCAACGCCGGCAAGATCGAGCAATACGGCTCGCCGCTAGAGCTCTACGAGCGTCCCGCAAATCTCTTCGTCGCGGGCTTCATCGGCTCACCCAAGATGAACTTCGTCACCGGTGAGCCTGCGTTGCAGAAGGGCGCGGCAACGATCGGCGTGCGGCCGGAGCATCTGAAGATCGAGCGCGATGGCGGAGGCGGCTGGCAGGGAACGATCTCGATTGCCGAGCATCTCGGCAGCGACACCTTCCTCTATGTCGATGCGGGCCCGCTCGGCATGCTGACGGCACGCTACATCGGCGAACTAAGTCTGCATGCCGGCGACCGCGTGTCGCTGGTGCCGGACCCCGCGCGCATCCACCGCTTCGACCAGAGCGGCAACGCACTTCGCGGCTAA
- a CDS encoding HAD family hydrolase, whose protein sequence is MDQSRPRPDLIIFDCDGVLVDSELLSCQCLSDELSLSGISLTLAQALELFLGRSTSAVTQHYRELGQMVPVDFPLRLKSRVLTAFETALRPVQDVDTVLSGLRVPHCVASSSDLDRVALSLRVTGLAPHFEARIYTAQMVERGKPAPDLFLHAAEKMGAEPARTLVIEDSVSGVQAGKAAGMTVWGFVGGSHYRGRDGRAILSAAGADRVFAQMSDFWKEA, encoded by the coding sequence ATGGACCAAAGCCGGCCAAGGCCTGACCTGATCATCTTCGACTGCGACGGCGTGCTCGTCGACAGCGAGCTGTTGAGTTGCCAGTGCCTGTCCGACGAGCTGTCCCTATCCGGGATATCGCTGACGCTTGCGCAGGCGCTCGAGCTGTTTCTCGGGCGAAGCACCAGTGCGGTCACCCAACATTATCGCGAGCTCGGCCAGATGGTGCCGGTCGACTTTCCGCTGCGGCTGAAGTCGCGCGTGCTGACCGCCTTCGAGACGGCGCTCCGTCCGGTTCAGGATGTCGATACCGTCCTGTCCGGCCTGCGCGTGCCGCATTGCGTGGCCTCCTCGAGTGATCTCGACCGCGTCGCGCTGTCGCTGAGGGTGACGGGCCTTGCGCCGCATTTCGAAGCGCGGATCTACACCGCGCAAATGGTCGAGCGTGGCAAGCCGGCGCCCGATCTCTTTCTCCACGCGGCGGAGAAGATGGGCGCGGAGCCTGCGCGCACGCTGGTGATCGAGGACAGCGTCAGCGGCGTTCAGGCGGGCAAGGCAGCCGGCATGACGGTCTGGGGATTTGTCGGCGGCAGCCATTATCGGGGGCGCGACGGCCGCGCTATATTGTCCGCCGCCGGAGCCGATCGGGTCTTCGCGCAGATGAGCGATTTCTGGAAGGAGGCGTGA
- a CDS encoding carbohydrate ABC transporter permease, which translates to MARMATTQRVVVSTIGAWFFGFLIFFPILWMVLASFKTELEAFAIPPSFLFFHWTTENYATVQERSDYFHHAMNSIIIAGGSTLIALLIAIPAAWSMAFSPTKRTKDTLLWMLSTKMMPPVGVLVPIYLIYKNFGLLDSRAGLIFILCLGNLPIVIWMLFTYFKEIPRDILEAARMDGATIGRELVYVLTPMAIPGLASTLLLNLILAWNEAFWTLNLSTSNAAPLTTFIASYSSPEGLFWAKLSAASTLAIAPILVLGWFSQKQLVRGLTFGAVK; encoded by the coding sequence ATGGCGCGGATGGCAACGACGCAGCGGGTGGTGGTCTCGACGATCGGGGCGTGGTTCTTCGGCTTCCTGATCTTCTTTCCGATCCTGTGGATGGTGCTGGCGAGCTTCAAGACCGAGCTCGAGGCCTTCGCGATTCCGCCGTCCTTCCTGTTCTTCCACTGGACCACCGAGAACTACGCGACGGTGCAGGAGCGCAGCGATTATTTCCACCACGCAATGAACTCGATCATCATCGCCGGCGGCTCGACCTTGATCGCGCTCTTGATCGCCATTCCCGCGGCCTGGTCGATGGCGTTTTCGCCGACCAAGCGGACCAAGGACACCCTGCTCTGGATGCTCTCGACCAAGATGATGCCGCCGGTCGGCGTGCTCGTCCCGATCTACCTGATCTACAAGAATTTCGGCCTGCTCGATTCCCGCGCCGGCCTTATCTTCATCCTCTGTCTCGGCAACTTGCCGATCGTGATCTGGATGCTGTTCACCTATTTCAAGGAGATCCCGCGCGACATCCTGGAGGCCGCGCGCATGGACGGCGCCACGATCGGCCGCGAGCTGGTCTACGTGCTGACGCCCATGGCGATCCCGGGTCTCGCGTCGACCTTGCTGCTCAATCTGATCCTGGCCTGGAACGAGGCGTTCTGGACGCTGAACCTTTCGACGTCGAACGCCGCGCCGCTCACCACGTTCATTGCGTCCTATTCCAGCCCGGAAGGGCTGTTCTGGGCAAAGCTGTCGGCGGCCTCGACGCTGGCGATCGCGCCCATTCTCGTCCTCGGTTGGTTCAGCCAGAAGCAGCTCGTGCGCGGGCTCACCTTCGGCGCGGTGAAGTGA
- a CDS encoding carbohydrate ABC transporter permease has protein sequence MATRQTQFLARSLLTPAVGLLFIWMIVPLALTIYFSTLHYSLLDPGSESFVGLENFRYFLTDPAFLASLQNTLVLVGSVLALTILLGIPLALLLDQPVVGRNFVRLMVIAPFFVMPTVSALVWKNLLMHPVSGLFAWLASLVHLTPIDWFNDVPLFSVILIVAWQWLPFATLILLTALQSLDEEQKEAAEMDGASAVSTFIYITLPHLARPITVVILIETIFLLTVFAEIFVTTGGGPGLQTTNIAFLIYSQALIQFDVGSASAGGLVAVVIANIVAFFLVRIVGRNLEA, from the coding sequence ATGGCAACCCGGCAGACGCAATTCCTTGCGCGGTCGCTCCTGACCCCGGCCGTCGGACTGCTGTTCATCTGGATGATCGTTCCGCTCGCGCTGACGATCTACTTCTCGACCCTGCATTACAGCCTGCTTGATCCCGGCTCGGAATCGTTCGTCGGGCTGGAAAACTTCCGCTACTTCCTCACCGATCCTGCCTTCCTCGCCTCGCTCCAGAACACGCTGGTGCTGGTCGGCTCCGTCCTGGCGCTGACCATTTTGCTCGGCATTCCGCTCGCGCTGCTGCTCGACCAGCCCGTGGTGGGACGCAACTTCGTGCGGCTGATGGTGATCGCGCCGTTTTTCGTAATGCCGACGGTGAGCGCGCTGGTCTGGAAGAACCTCTTGATGCACCCGGTCTCCGGGCTGTTCGCCTGGCTCGCCTCGCTGGTCCATTTGACGCCGATCGACTGGTTCAACGATGTGCCGCTGTTCTCGGTGATCCTGATCGTCGCCTGGCAATGGCTGCCGTTCGCGACGCTGATCCTGCTGACCGCATTGCAATCGCTCGACGAGGAGCAGAAGGAAGCCGCCGAGATGGACGGCGCCAGCGCCGTCTCGACTTTCATCTACATTACGCTGCCGCACCTCGCGCGGCCCATCACCGTGGTGATCCTGATCGAGACCATCTTCCTGCTCACCGTGTTCGCCGAGATCTTCGTCACCACGGGCGGCGGGCCGGGCCTGCAGACCACCAACATCGCCTTCCTGATCTATTCGCAGGCGCTGATCCAGTTCGACGTCGGCAGCGCCTCGGCGGGCGGCCTCGTCGCGGTGGTGATTGCCAACATCGTCGCATTCTTCCTGGTCCGCATCGTCGGCCGCAATCTGGAGGCCTGA
- a CDS encoding ABC transporter substrate-binding protein, with translation MKQFLGAVCGASVLLAVPAMAETTLTIATVNNGDMIRMQGLTSEFTKKNPDITVKWVTLEENVLRQRVTTDIATKGGQFDVLTIGTYEVPIWAKKGWLVPLANLGADYDVADLLPKIKDAVSVDGKLYAAPFYGESSMVMYRTDLFEKAGLKMPEKPTWDFVIDAAKKLTDKSAGTYGICLRGKAGWGENMAFLSAMANSYGARWFDEKWEPQFNTPEWKTTLTTYVNLMKEAGPPGASSNGFNENLALFNAGKCAMWIDATVAASFVTNPKESKVADKVGFALAPNTGLGKNANWLWAWNLAIPAGSKKTDAAEKFIAWATSKDYTKLVASKEGWANVPPGTRTSLYQNDEYLKVAPFAKLTLASIDAADPNKPTVKPVPYVGVQYAAIPEFQGIGTQVGQQFSAALAGSTSVDAALSAAQSSTEREMKRAGYIK, from the coding sequence GTGAAGCAATTCCTCGGCGCCGTCTGCGGCGCGTCCGTCCTGCTGGCCGTCCCCGCGATGGCCGAAACCACCCTGACGATCGCCACCGTCAACAACGGCGACATGATCCGTATGCAGGGGCTGACCAGCGAGTTCACCAAGAAGAATCCCGACATCACCGTGAAATGGGTGACGCTGGAAGAGAACGTGCTGCGCCAGCGCGTGACTACCGACATCGCCACCAAGGGTGGCCAGTTCGACGTGCTGACGATCGGCACCTATGAGGTGCCGATCTGGGCCAAGAAGGGCTGGCTGGTGCCGCTCGCCAATCTCGGGGCGGATTACGACGTCGCCGACCTCCTGCCCAAGATCAAGGATGCCGTCTCCGTCGACGGCAAGCTCTACGCCGCGCCGTTCTATGGCGAGAGCTCGATGGTGATGTACCGCACCGACCTGTTCGAGAAGGCCGGCCTGAAGATGCCGGAGAAGCCGACCTGGGACTTCGTGATCGACGCCGCCAAGAAGCTCACCGACAAGAGCGCCGGCACCTACGGCATCTGCCTCCGCGGCAAGGCCGGCTGGGGCGAGAACATGGCGTTCCTCTCGGCCATGGCCAATTCTTACGGCGCACGTTGGTTCGACGAGAAGTGGGAACCGCAGTTCAACACGCCGGAATGGAAAACGACGCTCACGACCTACGTCAATCTGATGAAGGAGGCCGGCCCTCCCGGTGCAAGCTCCAACGGCTTCAACGAGAACCTTGCGCTGTTCAACGCCGGCAAGTGCGCGATGTGGATCGACGCGACGGTCGCGGCATCCTTCGTCACCAATCCGAAGGAATCCAAAGTCGCCGACAAGGTTGGCTTCGCGCTCGCACCCAACACCGGGCTCGGCAAGAACGCCAACTGGCTGTGGGCCTGGAACCTGGCGATCCCCGCCGGCTCGAAGAAGACGGACGCGGCCGAGAAGTTCATCGCCTGGGCGACCAGCAAGGACTACACCAAGCTCGTCGCATCGAAGGAGGGCTGGGCCAACGTGCCGCCGGGCACGCGCACCTCGCTCTACCAGAACGATGAGTATCTGAAGGTTGCGCCGTTCGCCAAACTGACGCTGGCCTCGATCGACGCCGCCGATCCGAACAAGCCGACGGTGAAGCCGGTGCCTTATGTCGGCGTGCAATACGCCGCGATTCCCGAGTTCCAGGGTATCGGCACGCAGGTCGGCCAGCAGTTCTCCGCGGCGCTCGCGGGATCGACCAGCGTCGATGCAGCGCTCTCGGCCGCACAGTCCTCCACCGAGCGCGAGATGAAGCGCGCCGGCTACATCAAGTGA